One Chromobacterium paludis genomic window carries:
- the pyrC gene encoding dihydroorotase codes for MQTLTLIRPDDWHLHLRDDAALAAVLPDTCRQMGRAIVMPNLKPPVTTVEAAAAYRERILAARPAGSAFEPLMTLYLTDKTSAEEIRKAKACGFVHGVKLYPAGATTNSDHGVTDIAHAMPALQAMAEAGMPLLVHGEVTDADIDVFDREAAFIERVMKPLLAQLPNLKVVFEHITTREAAEFVAAAPANVAATITAHHLLMNRNALFVGGIRPHHYCLPVLKRELHRQALVKAATSGSAKFFLGTDSAPHAKGAKEAACGCAGMYTANAAIELYAEAFEAACALDKLEAFASLNGPAFYGLPANGDRITLRKESWTVPAELPYPGDSLVPLRAGESVAWRLQG; via the coding sequence ATGCAGACACTCACCCTGATCCGCCCCGACGATTGGCACCTGCACCTGCGCGACGACGCCGCGCTGGCCGCCGTGCTGCCCGATACCTGCCGCCAGATGGGCCGCGCCATCGTGATGCCCAATCTGAAGCCGCCGGTCACCACCGTCGAAGCCGCCGCCGCCTACCGCGAGCGCATCCTGGCCGCGCGTCCGGCCGGCAGCGCCTTCGAGCCGCTGATGACGCTGTATCTGACCGACAAGACCAGCGCGGAAGAAATCCGCAAGGCCAAGGCCTGCGGCTTCGTGCATGGCGTCAAGCTGTATCCGGCCGGGGCCACCACCAATTCCGACCACGGCGTCACCGACATCGCCCACGCCATGCCCGCGCTGCAGGCGATGGCGGAAGCGGGCATGCCGCTGTTGGTGCACGGCGAAGTGACCGACGCCGACATCGACGTGTTCGACCGCGAGGCGGCGTTCATCGAACGGGTGATGAAGCCGCTGCTGGCCCAGCTGCCGAATCTGAAAGTGGTGTTCGAGCACATCACCACCCGCGAGGCGGCCGAGTTCGTCGCCGCCGCGCCGGCCAATGTCGCCGCCACCATCACCGCCCACCATCTGCTGATGAACCGCAACGCGCTGTTCGTCGGCGGCATCCGTCCGCATCATTACTGTCTGCCGGTGCTCAAGCGCGAGCTGCACCGCCAGGCCCTGGTCAAGGCGGCCACCTCCGGCTCGGCCAAATTCTTCCTCGGCACCGACAGCGCGCCGCACGCCAAGGGCGCCAAGGAGGCCGCCTGCGGTTGCGCCGGCATGTATACCGCCAACGCCGCGATCGAGCTGTATGCCGAGGCCTTCGAGGCCGCCTGCGCGCTGGACAAGCTGGAAGCCTTCGCCAGCCTGAATGGCCCGGCCTTCTACGGCTTGCCGGCCAATGGCGACCGCATCACCCTGCGCAAGGAAAGCTGGACCGTGCCGGCCGAGCTGCCTTACCCGGGCGACAGCCTGGTGCCGCTGCGCGCGGGCGAGAGCGTGGCATGGCGCCTGCAAGGATAA
- a CDS encoding peptide ABC transporter substrate-binding protein encodes MTNPKSLKVIAGAVALALASGAALAAHVPAGVKLAAKQELTRNTGSEPETLDPVVAESVPANTITADLFEGLTRQDAYGKIEPGVAESWKQTDPTTWVFHLRKNAKWSDGSPVTAGDFVYGWQRFVDPKTASPYATTYGIFIVNGKEIAEGKKPVSALGVKALDKYTLEVKTPYPVLFMPSLVTNTQLAPLPKATIDKYGKDWVKPGKMVSNGAFELKDWQVNSKVVAVKNPDYWDAKNVQLTKITYLPIEDTNADIKLYESGQNDFVQQLPPGTYEMYKAKYPKEIRNAEFLGLRYYSFNNKDPLLKDVRVRKALSMVIDRDILAKKVTADGQNPAYSVMVHGISGADASTYDWVKWPMAKRVAEAKKLLAEAGVKPGTKIKFTYNTNDYHKKMAIFAASEWKSKLGLNTELESLEFKVLLKKRHDGDYQIARNGWNADYNDATTFLALVQCNNDQNDNGNCNPKAEELIKQGNQTTDAGKRKQLFTQAVKMIMDDYPMLPLLQYTAPRLVKSYVGGYGKSPMDRYQGKDLYIIAH; translated from the coding sequence ATGACGAACCCCAAATCGCTGAAGGTGATTGCCGGCGCCGTGGCGCTGGCGCTGGCTTCCGGTGCCGCCCTGGCCGCCCACGTTCCCGCCGGCGTCAAACTGGCCGCCAAGCAGGAGCTGACCCGCAACACCGGCTCTGAACCGGAAACCCTGGACCCGGTCGTGGCTGAATCCGTGCCGGCCAACACCATCACCGCCGACCTGTTCGAAGGCCTGACCCGTCAGGACGCCTACGGCAAGATCGAGCCGGGCGTGGCCGAGAGCTGGAAGCAGACCGATCCGACCACCTGGGTCTTCCACCTGCGCAAGAACGCCAAGTGGTCCGATGGCAGCCCGGTCACCGCCGGCGATTTCGTCTACGGCTGGCAGCGCTTCGTTGACCCGAAGACCGCCTCCCCGTATGCCACCACCTATGGCATCTTCATCGTCAACGGCAAGGAAATCGCCGAAGGCAAGAAGCCGGTCAGCGCTCTGGGCGTGAAGGCTCTCGACAAATACACCCTGGAAGTGAAGACGCCGTATCCGGTGCTGTTCATGCCCTCGCTGGTGACCAATACCCAGCTGGCGCCGCTGCCCAAGGCCACCATCGACAAGTATGGCAAGGACTGGGTGAAGCCGGGCAAGATGGTCAGCAACGGCGCCTTCGAACTGAAGGACTGGCAAGTCAACAGCAAGGTCGTTGCGGTGAAGAACCCCGACTACTGGGACGCCAAGAACGTTCAGCTGACCAAGATCACCTATCTGCCGATCGAAGACACCAACGCCGACATCAAACTGTATGAGTCCGGCCAGAACGACTTCGTGCAGCAGCTGCCCCCGGGCACCTACGAGATGTACAAGGCCAAGTATCCGAAGGAAATCCGCAACGCCGAATTCCTGGGCCTGCGTTACTACTCCTTCAATAACAAGGACCCGCTGCTGAAGGACGTGCGCGTGCGCAAGGCGCTGTCCATGGTGATCGACCGCGACATCCTGGCCAAGAAGGTCACCGCCGATGGTCAGAACCCGGCCTATAGCGTGATGGTGCACGGCATCTCCGGCGCCGACGCCTCCACTTACGACTGGGTGAAATGGCCGATGGCCAAGCGCGTCGCCGAGGCCAAGAAGCTGCTGGCCGAAGCGGGCGTGAAGCCGGGCACCAAGATCAAGTTCACCTACAACACCAACGACTACCACAAGAAGATGGCCATCTTCGCCGCGTCCGAGTGGAAGTCCAAGCTGGGCCTGAACACCGAGCTGGAAAGCCTGGAGTTCAAGGTGCTGCTGAAGAAGCGTCATGACGGCGACTACCAGATCGCCCGCAACGGCTGGAACGCCGACTACAACGACGCCACCACCTTCCTGGCGCTGGTGCAGTGCAATAACGATCAAAACGACAACGGCAACTGCAATCCGAAGGCCGAAGAGCTGATCAAGCAAGGCAACCAGACCACGGATGCCGGCAAGCGCAAGCAGCTGTTCACCCAGGCCGTGAAGATGATCATGGACGACTACCCGATGCTGCCGCTGCTGCAATACACCGCGCCGCGTCTGGTGAAGTCCTACGTCGGCGGCTACGGCAAGAGCCCGATGGACCGCTATCAAGGCAAGGATCTGTACATCATCGCCCACTAA
- the oppB gene encoding oligopeptide ABC transporter permease OppB — protein MWSYTFRRILATIPTLLAVITVCYLLLHMTPGGPFDTERKVSEAVLANLQAKYHLDMPLWKQYLYYLNSLLHGDLGASFRYADWSVNDLVSKALPVSATIGGGAILISLVIGVALGTIAALRQNSMVDYLVMLFGNVGGAFPSFVLGPVLVMIFAIWLPWMPAGGWDSFKLKFMILPISLLVFINVSTIGRVMRGSLIEVLNSNFIRTARAKGLPLRVIVLRHALKPALMPVVSVIGPLAISSITSAVVTETVFNLPGLGKLIVNGASNRDYTLVLGLVVLVTVITVVFNLLVDLAYALLDPKIRY, from the coding sequence ATGTGGTCTTATACTTTCCGTCGCATCCTGGCGACGATTCCCACCCTGCTGGCGGTGATCACCGTCTGCTACCTGTTGCTGCACATGACGCCGGGCGGCCCGTTCGATACCGAACGCAAGGTGTCCGAGGCGGTGTTGGCCAATCTGCAGGCCAAGTATCACCTCGACATGCCCCTGTGGAAGCAGTACCTCTATTACCTGAACAGCCTGCTGCACGGCGACCTGGGCGCGTCGTTCCGTTACGCGGACTGGAGCGTCAATGACCTGGTGAGCAAGGCTCTGCCGGTTTCCGCCACCATAGGCGGCGGCGCCATCCTGATTTCGCTGGTCATCGGCGTCGCGCTCGGCACTATCGCCGCGCTGCGCCAGAACAGCATGGTCGACTACCTGGTGATGCTGTTCGGCAACGTCGGCGGCGCCTTCCCCTCCTTCGTGCTGGGGCCGGTGCTGGTGATGATCTTCGCCATCTGGCTGCCGTGGATGCCGGCCGGCGGTTGGGACAGCTTCAAGCTGAAATTCATGATTCTGCCGATTTCGCTGCTGGTGTTCATCAACGTGTCCACCATAGGCCGCGTGATGCGCGGCAGCCTGATCGAAGTGCTGAACAGCAACTTCATCCGCACCGCGCGCGCCAAGGGCCTGCCGCTGCGCGTGATCGTGCTGCGCCACGCGCTGAAGCCGGCGTTGATGCCGGTGGTGTCGGTGATCGGTCCGCTGGCCATTTCGTCCATCACCTCCGCCGTGGTCACCGAGACCGTGTTCAACCTGCCGGGCCTCGGCAAGCTGATCGTCAACGGCGCGTCCAACCGCGACTACACGCTGGTGTTGGGCCTGGTGGTGCTGGTGACGGTGATCACCGTGGTGTTCAACCTCCTCGTCGACCTGGCCTACGCCTTGCTCGATCCGAAGATCCGCTACTGA
- a CDS encoding ABC transporter permease subunit — MIKSKQAAAVAAVETGLNEATMEGRSLWRDARVRFFRNKAAVVSLVLLTLITLACIFGPMLLSNGYADTDWDAMSEAPTLHNMHLFGTDALGRDLLVRCLMGGRISLMVGALATIASVILGIVWGATAGFLGGKVDSLMMRIVDMMYAVPYLLIAILMVTLLGRDFYLVVLTITVFSWMDMARVVRGQTLAIKSKEYVEAAHAIGVSTPTIIFRHIVPNLLGIVVIYTTVTVPGVILTESVLSFLGLGVQEPMTSWGVLIQDGAGVMDTTPWILLFPAGMLSLTLYCANYIGDGLRDALDPKDR, encoded by the coding sequence ATGATAAAGAGCAAACAAGCCGCCGCCGTGGCGGCAGTGGAGACGGGCCTGAACGAAGCCACGATGGAAGGCCGCAGCCTGTGGCGCGACGCCCGCGTCCGCTTCTTCCGCAACAAGGCCGCCGTGGTCAGCCTGGTGCTGCTGACCCTGATCACCTTGGCCTGTATTTTCGGGCCCATGCTGCTGTCCAACGGCTATGCCGACACCGATTGGGACGCCATGAGCGAAGCGCCGACGCTGCATAATATGCACTTGTTCGGCACCGACGCGCTGGGCCGCGACCTGCTGGTGCGCTGCCTGATGGGCGGCCGCATCTCGCTGATGGTCGGCGCGCTGGCCACCATCGCCTCGGTGATCCTCGGCATCGTCTGGGGCGCCACCGCCGGCTTCCTGGGCGGCAAGGTCGATTCGCTGATGATGCGCATCGTGGACATGATGTACGCCGTGCCCTACCTGCTGATCGCCATCCTGATGGTGACGCTGCTGGGCCGCGACTTCTACCTGGTGGTGCTGACCATCACCGTGTTCTCGTGGATGGACATGGCGCGCGTGGTGCGCGGCCAGACCCTGGCGATCAAGTCCAAGGAATATGTGGAGGCGGCGCATGCGATTGGCGTGTCCACCCCCACCATCATCTTCCGCCACATCGTGCCCAATCTGCTGGGCATCGTGGTGATCTACACCACGGTGACGGTGCCGGGCGTGATCCTGACCGAATCCGTGCTGTCCTTCCTGGGCCTGGGCGTGCAAGAGCCGATGACCAGCTGGGGCGTGCTGATCCAGGACGGCGCCGGCGTGATGGACACCACGCCGTGGATTCTGCTGTTCCCGGCCGGCATGCTGTCCCTGACGCTTTATTGCGCCAACTACATCGGCGACGGCCTGCGCGACGCGCTGGACCCGAAAGACCGCTGA
- a CDS encoding oligopeptide/dipeptide ABC transporter ATP-binding protein, with translation MSILKVNNLGVQFQTNDGVVNAVNGVSFELNPGQTLGIVGESGSGKSQTMLALMGLLAKNGKATGEALFHGQNLLALPTAELNKIRGDRVSMIFQDPMTSLNPYLTVERQMTEVLEQHKGMSRRDAKKRAIELLDAVRIPEAARRINMYPHEFSGGMRQRVMIAMALLCEPELLIADEPTTALDVTVQAQILTLLKELQRDFGTAIIMITHDLGVVAGLCENVLVMYGGRAMEYGQADNIFYHPSHPYTIGLLGALPRLDHDGSELVSIPGNPPNMAHMPKGCPFSERCAHASARCAAELPHLASSTLNPQILRACHKPAEELVQAAAEVTHG, from the coding sequence ATGAGCATTTTGAAAGTCAATAATCTCGGGGTTCAATTCCAGACCAACGACGGCGTGGTCAACGCCGTCAACGGCGTGAGCTTCGAACTGAACCCGGGCCAGACCCTGGGCATCGTCGGCGAGTCCGGCTCCGGCAAGAGCCAGACCATGCTGGCGCTGATGGGCCTTCTGGCCAAGAACGGCAAGGCCACGGGCGAAGCGCTGTTCCACGGCCAAAACCTGCTGGCGCTGCCGACGGCCGAGCTGAACAAGATCCGCGGCGACCGCGTGTCCATGATTTTCCAGGACCCGATGACCTCGCTGAACCCGTATCTGACGGTGGAGCGGCAGATGACCGAAGTGCTGGAGCAGCACAAGGGCATGAGCCGCCGCGACGCGAAAAAGCGCGCGATCGAGCTGCTGGACGCGGTGCGCATCCCCGAGGCGGCGCGCCGCATCAATATGTATCCGCACGAGTTTTCCGGCGGCATGCGCCAGCGGGTGATGATCGCCATGGCCCTGTTGTGCGAGCCGGAGCTGCTGATCGCCGACGAACCCACCACCGCGCTGGACGTGACGGTGCAGGCGCAGATCCTGACCCTGCTGAAGGAGCTGCAGCGCGATTTCGGCACCGCCATCATCATGATCACCCACGACCTGGGCGTGGTGGCCGGCCTGTGCGAAAACGTGCTGGTGATGTACGGCGGCCGGGCGATGGAATACGGCCAGGCGGACAACATCTTCTATCATCCGAGCCATCCCTACACCATCGGCCTGCTGGGCGCCCTGCCGCGCCTGGACCACGACGGTTCCGAGCTGGTCAGCATCCCGGGCAATCCGCCGAACATGGCGCACATGCCCAAGGGCTGTCCGTTCAGCGAGCGCTGCGCCCATGCCAGCGCCCGCTGCGCCGCCGAGCTGCCGCATCTGGCGAGCAGCACGCTCAATCCGCAGATTCTGCGCGCCTGCCACAAACCGGCGGAAGAACTGGTACAAGCCGCCGCGGAGGTGACTCATGGCTGA
- the oppF gene encoding murein tripeptide/oligopeptide ABC transporter ATP binding protein OppF translates to MAENKQALLSVRNVKVHFQVKGGDAWPWSPKKTLKAVDGVSFDLYPGETLGVVGESGCGKSTLSRAILNLIPATAGEIVWMGKDLRKGSAKDWLNVRKDIQMIFQDPLASLNPRMTIAQIIGEPLRVHKPELSSEEVMKRVKAIMKRVGLREQMINRYPHEFSGGQCQRIGIARALILEPKLIICDEPVSALDVSIQAQIINLLKELQREMGLALIFIAHDLAVVKHISDRILVMYLGREMELAQKHALYDVPSHPYTRALLSAIPIPDPKLEKNKVIQILQGDLPSPINPPSGCVFRTRCPLAEARCAEEAPKLRRLSQETQSSCLLA, encoded by the coding sequence ATGGCTGAGAACAAGCAAGCGCTGCTGTCGGTGCGCAACGTCAAGGTGCACTTCCAGGTCAAGGGCGGCGACGCCTGGCCGTGGAGCCCCAAGAAAACGCTGAAGGCGGTGGACGGCGTCAGCTTCGACCTCTACCCCGGCGAAACGCTGGGCGTGGTGGGCGAATCCGGCTGCGGCAAGTCCACCTTGTCCCGCGCCATCCTGAACCTGATCCCGGCCACCGCCGGCGAGATCGTGTGGATGGGCAAGGACCTGCGCAAAGGCAGCGCCAAGGATTGGCTGAACGTGCGCAAGGACATCCAGATGATCTTCCAGGATCCGCTGGCGTCCTTGAACCCGCGCATGACCATCGCCCAGATCATCGGCGAGCCGCTGCGCGTGCACAAGCCGGAGCTGTCCTCGGAAGAGGTGATGAAGCGCGTCAAGGCGATCATGAAGCGCGTCGGCCTGCGCGAGCAGATGATCAACCGCTATCCGCACGAATTCTCCGGCGGCCAGTGCCAGCGCATCGGCATCGCCCGCGCGCTGATCCTGGAACCCAAGCTGATCATCTGCGATGAGCCGGTGTCGGCGCTGGACGTGTCCATCCAGGCGCAGATCATCAACCTCTTGAAGGAGCTGCAGCGCGAGATGGGCCTGGCGCTGATCTTCATCGCGCACGACCTGGCCGTGGTGAAGCACATCTCCGACCGCATCCTGGTGATGTATCTGGGCCGCGAGATGGAGTTGGCGCAGAAGCACGCGCTGTACGACGTGCCTTCGCACCCGTATACGCGCGCTCTGCTGTCGGCTATCCCCATCCCGGATCCGAAGCTGGAAAAGAACAAGGTGATCCAGATCCTGCAAGGCGATCTGCCCAGCCCGATCAACCCGCCGTCCGGCTGCGTGTTCCGCACGCGCTGTCCGCTGGCGGAGGCCCGCTGCGCCGAGGAGGCGCCCAAGCTGCGCCGCCTCAGCCAGGAGACGCAGTCCTCCTGCTTGCTTGCCTGA
- a CDS encoding DUF3224 domain-containing protein — MSNHTAVALASTFRTTQWQEQVMQQTEGGSELKRASIVNELSGPLQGEGRLEYQLMYPVKEGGDVVFTGFEQVVASWGDLQGSFVLRHDGVYSQVSGANGSLTVVPGSGSGDFISLRGEGQLVANAGEHGGEYRLTLKLL; from the coding sequence ATGAGCAACCACACGGCAGTCGCGCTGGCCAGCACCTTCCGCACCACGCAATGGCAGGAGCAGGTCATGCAACAGACGGAGGGCGGCAGTGAACTGAAGCGCGCCAGCATCGTCAATGAACTGAGCGGGCCGCTGCAAGGCGAAGGCCGGCTGGAGTACCAGCTGATGTATCCGGTCAAGGAAGGCGGCGACGTGGTCTTCACCGGCTTCGAGCAAGTGGTGGCGAGCTGGGGCGATCTGCAGGGCAGCTTCGTGCTGCGCCATGATGGCGTGTACTCCCAGGTATCCGGCGCCAATGGCAGCCTGACGGTGGTGCCGGGCAGCGGCAGCGGGGATTTCATCTCGCTGCGCGGCGAGGGACAGCTCGTGGCCAATGCCGGCGAACATGGCGGAGAATATAGGCTGACGCTGAAACTGTTGTGA
- a CDS encoding 2-phosphosulfolactate phosphatase produces the protein MPHEQQEFTVRLQWGQEAARALSPQADSCVVIDVLSFSTCVDVACGNGAVVLPYRLKDDGAQDYADSHQALLAGKRSRIRPSLSPTSLQRLAFGSRLVLPSPNGAAVSLASASAQTIAGCLRNAAAVASHLKALGGSVLLIAAGELDADGQLRFAYEDFLGAGAIIHGLTGSKSPEALAAEAAFVLACNDIEQQLGHSLSACELTERGFPEDITLAAQLNVSRCVPVLRNGEYRPA, from the coding sequence ATGCCACACGAACAACAAGAATTCACAGTGCGGCTGCAGTGGGGACAAGAGGCGGCGCGAGCGTTGAGCCCGCAGGCGGACAGCTGCGTCGTCATTGATGTGCTGTCTTTCAGCACCTGCGTCGATGTGGCCTGCGGCAACGGCGCGGTGGTGCTGCCTTACCGGCTCAAGGACGACGGCGCGCAGGACTACGCGGATAGCCATCAGGCGCTGCTGGCAGGTAAGCGCAGCCGCATCCGGCCCTCCTTGTCGCCCACTTCGCTGCAGCGGCTGGCCTTTGGCAGCCGGCTGGTGTTGCCTTCGCCCAATGGCGCGGCGGTCAGCCTGGCCAGCGCGTCGGCCCAGACCATCGCCGGCTGCCTGCGCAATGCCGCCGCCGTCGCCAGCCATCTGAAAGCCCTGGGCGGATCGGTGCTGCTGATCGCGGCCGGCGAGCTGGACGCAGACGGCCAACTGCGCTTTGCCTATGAAGACTTCCTGGGCGCCGGCGCCATCATTCATGGGCTGACCGGGAGCAAATCGCCGGAGGCGCTGGCCGCGGAAGCGGCTTTTGTGTTGGCCTGCAACGATATCGAGCAGCAATTGGGCCATAGCTTGTCGGCCTGCGAGCTGACCGAGCGCGGTTTTCCGGAAGACATCACGCTGGCGGCCCAGCTGAACGTCAGCCGCTGCGTGCCTGTGCTGCGCAACGGCGAATATCGCCCGGCCTGA
- a CDS encoding YbjQ family protein, translating to MLPAKMITTAFDLPGYRITANLGVVRGITVRSRSIVGNFFGGLQSLFGGNITIYTSLCEQARSETYALMCDHAAALGANAVVGMRYDATDVMAGLTEVLCYGTAVRVEPL from the coding sequence ATGCTGCCCGCCAAAATGATCACCACCGCCTTTGACTTGCCCGGCTACCGCATCACCGCCAACCTGGGCGTGGTGCGCGGCATCACCGTGCGCTCGCGCTCCATCGTCGGCAATTTCTTCGGCGGCCTGCAGTCGCTGTTCGGCGGCAATATCACCATCTATACCAGCCTGTGCGAGCAGGCGCGTTCGGAAACCTATGCCCTGATGTGCGATCACGCGGCGGCGCTGGGCGCCAACGCCGTGGTCGGCATGCGCTACGACGCCACCGACGTGATGGCCGGCTTGACCGAGGTGCTGTGTTACGGCACGGCGGTGCGGGTGGAGCCGCTGTAG
- a CDS encoding tetratricopeptide repeat protein, which translates to MSAIRVVSQALVCALLVWSAEAAALDWNPLWDFNRPALSEQRFRAAQATAGPDDFLILQTQIARSYGLRQDFKQTRALLSAIQPRLAGASLEAQARYWLEWGRSWVSATHPQDQLTDDARRQARAAYLQADGLARRGGLDALSIDSLHMLALVETDTPAQLRWNREALRLAETSSQPAAQKWRASLRNNIGYVLYQQGDYPQALDEFQQALALRRQGRDAAATRVAWWMVAWTLHAMKRQDEALAIQLRLEKENAAAGDPDPDVFDELAKLYRERGDGTLADHYATLRRQAGASQ; encoded by the coding sequence ATGTCCGCCATTCGCGTTGTCTCACAGGCGCTGGTGTGCGCGCTCCTGGTTTGGAGCGCCGAGGCCGCCGCCCTGGATTGGAACCCGCTTTGGGATTTCAATCGCCCCGCACTCAGCGAGCAGCGCTTCCGCGCCGCCCAGGCGACGGCCGGGCCCGACGACTTCCTGATCTTGCAAACCCAGATCGCGCGCAGCTATGGCTTGCGCCAAGACTTCAAGCAAACGCGCGCGCTGCTCTCCGCCATTCAACCGCGCCTGGCCGGCGCCAGCCTGGAGGCGCAGGCGCGTTATTGGCTGGAATGGGGCCGCAGCTGGGTATCCGCCACCCATCCTCAGGACCAGCTGACAGACGACGCGCGGCGGCAGGCGCGCGCCGCCTATCTGCAGGCGGACGGGCTGGCGCGGCGTGGCGGGCTGGACGCGCTGTCGATAGACTCCTTGCACATGCTGGCGCTGGTGGAGACCGATACGCCGGCGCAATTGCGCTGGAACCGCGAGGCCTTGCGGCTGGCCGAAACCTCCAGCCAGCCGGCCGCTCAAAAATGGCGGGCCAGCCTGCGCAACAACATCGGCTATGTGCTGTATCAGCAGGGCGATTACCCCCAGGCCTTGGACGAGTTCCAGCAGGCGCTCGCCCTGCGCCGGCAGGGCCGCGATGCCGCCGCCACCCGCGTGGCATGGTGGATGGTGGCCTGGACCTTGCATGCCATGAAACGGCAGGACGAGGCCCTGGCCATACAGCTGCGCCTGGAAAAGGAAAACGCCGCGGCGGGCGATCCGGATCCCGACGTCTTCGACGAGCTGGCCAAGCTGTATCGCGAGCGCGGCGACGGCACGCTGGCCGACCATTATGCAACGCTGCGCCGGCAGGCGGGGGCGTCGCAATGA
- a CDS encoding SDR family NAD(P)-dependent oxidoreductase: protein MDLQLRGKRIVVTGGSAGIGAAIVKTLAEEGAEVFCCARDGARLDAFLSALPCEWRVRGRALDARDRPALQAWLRDIGAFDGLVANVSALSGGWRESIATDMEATLALMEEAEPYLLRASSAAICYIGSVSASLPMPQAEGYGAAKAAMAHYMKSLSCRLLPAVRVNTVSPGATEFPGGLWDKLKHDAPDEYQRRLAEYPLGRFAAPEEVARVAAFLLSPAASFVSGANWYVDGGSSPLVQF, encoded by the coding sequence ATGGACTTGCAATTGCGGGGCAAGCGCATCGTGGTGACCGGCGGCTCGGCCGGCATAGGCGCGGCCATCGTCAAAACGCTGGCGGAGGAAGGCGCGGAAGTGTTCTGTTGCGCGCGTGATGGCGCGCGGTTGGACGCCTTCCTCAGCGCGCTGCCTTGCGAGTGGCGGGTGCGCGGCCGCGCGCTGGACGCGCGGGATAGGCCGGCCCTGCAGGCCTGGTTGCGGGACATCGGCGCTTTTGACGGCCTGGTGGCCAATGTCAGCGCGCTCAGCGGCGGCTGGCGGGAGTCCATCGCCACCGATATGGAGGCCACCCTGGCGCTGATGGAGGAGGCGGAGCCGTATCTGCTGCGCGCCTCCAGCGCTGCCATTTGTTATATCGGCTCGGTGTCGGCGTCCTTGCCCATGCCGCAGGCCGAGGGCTATGGCGCGGCCAAGGCGGCGATGGCGCATTACATGAAAAGCCTGTCCTGCCGGCTGTTGCCCGCGGTGCGAGTGAACACCGTCTCGCCTGGCGCCACCGAGTTTCCCGGCGGCCTGTGGGACAAGTTGAAACACGATGCGCCCGATGAGTATCAGAGGCGGCTGGCCGAATATCCGCTGGGCCGCTTCGCCGCGCCGGAGGAAGTGGCGCGTGTGGCGGCCTTCCTGCTCAGTCCGGCCGCCAGCTTCGTTTCCGGCGCCAACTGGTATGTGGACGGCGGCTCCAGCCCGCTGGTGCAATTTTGA
- a CDS encoding CDP-diacylglycerol diphosphatase: MKKRLLQALCLSALLLPGLAYYAADSDALWRIVGEQCVPDQQAKGQPAPCAEVKLPQGVAVLKDIHGALQYLLIPTSRVSGIESPLLLRADAPAYWREAWLARSFMDAKRGAPLPRRAVSLAINSPYGRTQNQLHIHISCVDRTVRQQVDDVDDSLGTAWRQLPVELKGHAYWARRVDADADGNPAADPFRLLADGLPGAREEMDRYGLALLPASFTDGDGFVLLATRADILTANRASAEELQDHDCRILQP; this comes from the coding sequence ATGAAGAAACGACTCCTGCAGGCCCTCTGCCTGTCCGCGCTGCTGTTGCCCGGCCTGGCCTATTACGCGGCCGACAGCGACGCGCTGTGGCGCATCGTCGGCGAGCAATGCGTGCCGGACCAGCAGGCCAAGGGGCAGCCGGCGCCTTGCGCCGAAGTGAAGCTGCCGCAAGGCGTGGCGGTGCTGAAGGACATCCACGGCGCGCTGCAATACCTGCTGATCCCCACCAGCCGCGTCAGCGGCATCGAAAGCCCCTTGCTGCTGCGCGCCGACGCGCCGGCCTATTGGCGCGAGGCCTGGCTGGCGCGCAGCTTCATGGACGCCAAGCGCGGCGCGCCCTTGCCGCGGCGCGCGGTGTCGTTGGCCATCAATTCGCCATACGGGCGCACGCAGAACCAGCTGCACATTCATATTTCCTGCGTGGACCGCACGGTGCGGCAGCAAGTGGACGATGTGGACGACAGCCTGGGAACGGCCTGGCGGCAGCTGCCGGTGGAGCTGAAGGGCCACGCCTACTGGGCGCGCCGCGTCGATGCCGACGCCGACGGCAATCCGGCCGCCGATCCGTTCCGCCTGCTGGCCGACGGCTTGCCCGGCGCGCGCGAGGAAATGGACCGCTACGGCCTGGCATTGCTGCCGGCGAGCTTCACGGATGGAGACGGCTTCGTCCTGCTGGCCACCCGCGCCGACATCCTGACGGCCAACCGGGCCTCGGCCGAGGAGCTGCAGGACCACGATTGCAGGATTCTGCAGCCATGA